The genomic window GCTTCCGGGATGCCGGGCTCGCCGTGGAACTCCGGCCTGCCTTGAAAGTCCCTGCCGGTGAGCGACATGTAGTAGAATTCCCTGGCGTGGTCCCAATCGCGCTCGTTGGTCCCCCCCGTCGTTTTTTCCCCACCCGGTGCGGGCTCCCGATAGGCCGTCGCATATACGACGGCGGAAGTGACGGAGGTGCCGGCACAATACAGGCTCACATACAAGGGTTCGTCGCTCATCCCCGATTCCGTCCAGGACAGGTCGTTGCGGGGATTGTGAAAATGATTCGAACGCCGGCACATGGGAACATCTTCCCGATCAGCCCCGAACGTCAGCCAGTCTAGCGTCGGCCGTCCGTGCAAGGGAGTATCCAAACCCTGCGGCAGGATCAGTTTATTCTTGAAGAATGAATCAAGGTTATTGCCAACAATTTCCAGAGATTTCTTGGTTAATTCTTGATGAGTTGTTTCATTGTCAAAAGCGATAACACTAGAGTAATCAAACATAAGCAACCATAAAATCAATATAGAAATCAAATAAAGTAGTCTTCTCATACTACTTCTCCCAATTTTTTCTGGCTATTTCGCCAGATAACTTCGTTTCCTCTGCAATAGCATCAGAGAAAAGACCTGTTCTCATCGGTGCACCAATACTTGTAGTAAACAAGGCATGCATTTCTCTTGAGTACTGTTCCTTAAATGGTTCCATCCGAATTATCATACCATCATCAAGCGTGAAGCCAGTCCTCTTTTTCATTGTAGGAAAGGTCCATTCTTTGCCAGTCCAAATATACTCTTTGGGGAAGATACGCACGCTGCTCCAGCAGATATACCCTTTTTTATAGATAGCCATCCTGAATCTCCGGGTAGCGAGAAGAGAGGAATACTTGGGCAACTTGAAACGGCCCTTGGCATCCGAGACGTCTTCCGCCTCTTCAGTCGTCACCGTAGCCCGCATCCCCGGCGGCCCCGGCCCCGGCTCCAACCATTTTATGTTCACCACGGCGTTCTCTATGGGCTCTCCGGTTTCGGCGTCGACGACCTGGCCCGTGATCGTCCATCTCAGGTGCCAAACGATCAGGATCAACACCAGGATCACCGCAGCCACCGCGGGCAGGTAACGTTTCAACATCGCTCATGTGCCTCCATGCAACCGTCGTGACTCAAAATCGGTCTATGCCCCATATGCCGGCGGCATCCCTCAGGAAATAAACGTAGTAGGTGATGTCGTAGACCTGCCCCTGCACCTGTTCCTCGCGCTTGATCCTGTACTTGGCCGTTCCGCCCTTCGCATAGATCAACTCGATTTCCCGCATCCCCGAGGCGATGGAGGGCAAGCCCGCCGCCAGGTGCTCGAAGACCTCACCGTAGCGTTCCCTGGAACTTGCCGCAAAATACGCCAGGGCGCCCGGGGAATTCCCCGCGATCAGAGCGGCCTTCATTCCATCCCATTTGGCCTGGAGCAGGGCGTCCAGGTTGTTCCGGTTCAATACCACGATGGCCGCCGTGTCCGCGCGGACGTTGTTCAGATTGTCCACCGCCTCCACCGTGAAATAATAGATCCCCTCCACGCTCAACCGCACCTTGTATTCCTTGGCCCCGGTCTCGAGATATTCGGGTTCCGCCGGCCCCGCGCAACCGATCGTCGACTGGCTGAAGCTGAAGGAACCGCGCACCCCAAGCGTCACCTCGAGGGAAGGAATGCCCGATTCGACGTTGGCCGCGATCCTGATGGTATCCGCACTCGGATCCGCGTTCACGACGACCGACGCCTCCAGCGCATTGCCGCCCGTATCCGCGGCCTTGGCGGTCAGGGTGTTTTCACCCTCGACCAGCACCACGTGATTGGCGACGAACTCATTGCCGTAGACCTCCGCCGTCACTCCGTTGACGGTGACCCCGGTCTCGGCTCCCGTCGCATTGGCAACGGTGCCTCGCACCATCACCGCCGCGCTTTCGATAAAGGCGCCCTCCGAAGGAGAAACAATCGTGAGAGACAGCGCGGCAAGAGCGTTCACCGTAACCTTGACGGCGGCCGATGCGCTCCCCCCCTTGCCGTCGTCGACGGTGTACGTGAAACCGTCCTCACCGCTGAACCCGGCGTTGGGCGAATAGACGAGGACGCCGTTCGCGCCGCCGGACACGCTCCCGTTGGCCCCCTGCGTGAAGCCCGATACCAGCAGGGTGTCTCCGTCGGGGTCCGTATCGTTGGCGAGAACCGCGATGTCGACGGCTTTCCCCGCCTCAGTGCTCGCCGAGTCGTCAGCGGCCGCGGGAGGATGGTTCACCGCGTTCACCGTGATCGAAACCGCTGCCGCCGCGGAGTCCGCTTTACCGTCATTCACCTTGAATTCAAAAGCATCGGGGCCGTGATACCCGGCCGCCGGCGTGTAGGTCAGGTTCGGCGCCGTGCCGCTGAGCGTCCCGTGAGCGGGCGAGGTCGTCACCGTGAAGCTCAGGGTATCCCCGTCCGCGTCCGTTCCCGTCAAGGTGATCGAAAGCGCCGTGTCCTCGTTCGTGCTCAACGTCTGCGCGTTCGCCACCGGCGCATCGTTTGCCGAGGTGACCGTGATCGAAACCGTTGCCGCCGCGGAGTCCGCCTTCCCGTCGTTCACCTTGAACGCAAAGCCGTCCGCGCCGTTGTAGTTCGCCGCGGGCGTGTAGGTCAGGCTCGGCGCCGTGCCGCTGAGCGTCCCGTGAGCGGGCGGGGCCGTCACCGTGAAGCTCAGGGTATCCCCGTCCGCGTCCGTTCCCGTCAAGGTGATCGAGACCGCCGTGTCCTCGTTCGTGCTCAACGTCTGCGCGTTCGCCACCGGCGCATCGTTTGCCGAGGTGACCGTGATCGAAACCGTTGCCGCCGCGGAGTCCGCCTTCCCGTCGTTCACCTTGAACGCAAAGCCGTCCGCGTCCGTTCCCGTCAAGGTGATCGAAACCGCCGTGTCCTCGTTCGTGCTCAACGTCTGCGCGTTCGCCACCGGCGCATCGTTTGCCGAGGTGACCGTGATCGAAACCGTTGCCGCCGCGGAGTCCACCTTCCCGTCGTTCACCTTGAATTCAAAAGCATCGGAGCCGTGATACCCGGCAGCCGGCGTGTAGGTCAGATTCGGCGCCGTGCCGCTGAGCGTCCCGTGCGCGGGCGAGCTTGTCACCGTGAAGCTCAGCGCATCGCCGTCCGCGTCCGTTCCCGTCAAGGTGATCGAAACCGCCGTGTCCTCGTTCGTGCTCAACGTCTGCGCGTTCGCCACCGGCGCATCGTTTGCCGAGGTGACCGTGATGGTGACCGTGCCTGTCGCCGTGGCCCCATGGTCGTCTTGCACCGTGTAGGTGAACTGGTCCGTTCCGGTGAATCCGGGCTCCGGCGTGTAGGTCGCCGTCCCGTCCGCGTTGGCCGAGACCGCCCCGTGGGCGCCCTGGGTGACGCCGGCAAGGACCAGGCCGCTCCCCGTGTCGTTTGCCAGCACGTTGACCGTCACCGGAGTCCCCTCCGGCGTCGAGGCGACGTCATCCCCGACCGCGGGACCCGCCCCCCCGACCGTCACGGTCGTCTTCGCGCTGACGACCTCGTGGTGGCCGTAGGCGTATATCGTGTAAGTGGTGGTCCGCCGGGGCCGGACCTTCCGTGAACCGGTGGGCGCAACCCACCCCACCCCGTGGTCGATCACGCAGATTGTCGCGTCGGTCGAGCTCCACGTCAAGGTCGACGATCCCCCCGGAGCAATGGTCTGCGGCGAAGCCGAAAGGCTCACGCTCGGGTGGCGATGGTCCACGATGGTCACTGTAAGGAAACTCCCGGGCTTACCCTCGAGCCGCACCCCAATTTCATTGGAGGCATTGAGCGACACGCGGCGCCGGATGAGCGGGACGTGAGCCTTCAGCTCACCGGAGCTCACGATCTTCTTCCCGTTCAGGTATATGGTGCCGCTCGTCACCCGGTGCCGCCCGTAGAGCTCACCGTTGCGGATCCACACCTCGAATTCCGCTCCGGTCTCGGAACCGGCGAATCCCCTGGTGACCGTCACCGGCGGCCCCGAACCCCGCTCGAACCGCTCCGGTCCGAAAACGGGGGGATCGCACGCAGACCCGGGTTGAACGGGCAAAACCAACGCCAGGGAAAGAAAAACGACCAGGCAAAAGAGTTTTTTGAACATGACTCCTCCTGCTGCTTGAGTTCCTGTTCGAGCGTCGATTGATCCGATACGCCGTATGTGTCGGTAAAGACGGGCTTGCCCAAATTTGGCGGCCGCGAGAGGAAAACGGTCAAGATCGGGCGAGAGAAAAAAAGCAGCAAATTCAGTGCCAATTCGAGCAGTTAAGTTTTCCACCCCGGAAATGCGGCTCATGCGCCTGCCGTCAGTCGGAATCGGCGGAACATAAATTCTCGTTAATTTGGCGGACGTTAATAAATGAAACCTTAACTATCTGGAAATAGTGACAATTTTTGTCGATTTTCCGACAAATAATGTCACTGAAGGGCGCGCTGGATATGGATGATCCATGGAATATTATTATGCACCTTCAATCATTCCTATCTTACCCTGTAAAGCCGGACTCCAAAACGGTGTGGACAGTGTTCGATCGGTGGAGACAAATTGACAAATAAAATAATGGATATTCTTCACATGTATATCATTTGCATATCATTTGAGGGCGATTCCTTGCACGGGGAAAGAAAAGCTCCCATCACGGCACGCGTGGATATACCGCTTTCCCGTCAAACGAGTTTGCGTTCGAGGTGGCTGTGTTGGCGGGAGGTGGAAAGCCCTCCCCGGAAACCTGTTTTCAAGCCTGGTGGGTGAAGGAGGCGCAATGGGCGATTGCGTTCCAGGCGATCATATCGCGGGCGGGCATAAAGCCCCCCCTGGATTCGACCGGCGCATCCCTGCCATCCGACCGGCGCATCCCTGCCATCCGACCGGCACATCCCCACATTCGACCGGCACATCCCAACAGCCGCCGGGCACACTCCCTTGCGGATGAACATCGACTTGTGGTCATTGGCTGGGCGCCCGGGGAAGGGGTCTTGCACTCGGCGAAGATTGGTCAAAATCGGTTTCGCGCCATGCGCACGCCGTTTCAGTGATGGGTAGCCGGCATGAACGACGTCAGCCGACGCGTTTGATCTCTTCGAGGGAAATTTGGTGGAACGCGGTTGCCTGCACTGAATTTCGCGCCTTGCGTCGGGTTCCGGCCGGAAGGTCGAAGCCGGCGAGATACCGCAAAGCGGTGGGACATGCCAAGGCGCCCCTTGCCGGAGGCGGCCCTGCCGCGTGAACGCCCGGGCGAAAGCGGTGCGCGGGCTACTTGATGAGAATATGAACCAGCAGCGTCGAACGGGGATTTGTTCCCAGGGGAATTTCCATGACCGTGCGATGCCGCACCCCGGGCGGAATCCAGAGCGCAATGGTCGCTTCGTCCATTTCCCCGACTCCCAGGCAATACGAGCATTCCGGCATCCCGGGCCTTCTCACCCCTTTGCACATGGGGCATTGCGGGTGGACGGGAACCGGCAGCACCCCTCCCCTTTCCGCTTCCTCTCGGGACAGGTACACCTCCAGTTCGAGCGCCTCGCGGACGCCTATCCCGTAGGGGAACGGTTGGAAGAATTCATCGATGAACGTCCTGAACGTGCTTCCGAACGGCCCTTCGCCCGCCAGGCCTTCGGCGGGGACCAGCGCTTCCTTCGAGCCGCCGGATACGACCGGCGAGACCTGCGGCCCGGTCACGTTCGTCGTTCCCGCCATCCGGATTTCCACCCTGGGAGCGGCTTCCCGCCTGGCCAGCTCTTCCGTGTAAGCCCGCCGTGCCTCGGGATCCGACAGCACGGCGTAGGCCTCGCTGATCTCCTGAAAGGCCCGCGTCGCCGCCGCCCCCGCGTGATCGGGGTGAAAGCGCTTGGCCAGCCTCCGATACGCGTCGCGGATCCCGCTC from Syntrophobacter fumaroxidans MPOB includes these protein-coding regions:
- a CDS encoding J domain-containing protein, translating into MEKRDYYATLDIGRSESQSGIRDAYRRLAKRFHPDHAGAAATRAFQEISEAYAVLSDPEARRAYTEELARREAAPRVEIRMAGTTNVTGPQVSPVVSGGSKEALVPAEGLAGEGPFGSTFRTFIDEFFQPFPYGIGVREALELEVYLSREEAERGGVLPVPVHPQCPMCKGVRRPGMPECSYCLGVGEMDEATIALWIPPGVRHRTVMEIPLGTNPRSTLLVHILIK
- a CDS encoding Ig-like domain-containing protein; its protein translation is MFKKLFCLVVFLSLALVLPVQPGSACDPPVFGPERFERGSGPPVTVTRGFAGSETGAEFEVWIRNGELYGRHRVTSGTIYLNGKKIVSSGELKAHVPLIRRRVSLNASNEIGVRLEGKPGSFLTVTIVDHRHPSVSLSASPQTIAPGGSSTLTWSSTDATICVIDHGVGWVAPTGSRKVRPRRTTTYTIYAYGHHEVVSAKTTVTVGGAGPAVGDDVASTPEGTPVTVNVLANDTGSGLVLAGVTQGAHGAVSANADGTATYTPEPGFTGTDQFTYTVQDDHGATATGTVTITVTSANDAPVANAQTLSTNEDTAVSITLTGTDADGDALSFTVTSSPAHGTLSGTAPNLTYTPAAGYHGSDAFEFKVNDGKVDSAAATVSITVTSANDAPVANAQTLSTNEDTAVSITLTGTDADGFAFKVNDGKADSAAATVSITVTSANDAPVANAQTLSTNEDTAVSITLTGTDADGDTLSFTVTAPPAHGTLSGTAPSLTYTPAANYNGADGFAFKVNDGKADSAAATVSITVTSANDAPVANAQTLSTNEDTALSITLTGTDADGDTLSFTVTTSPAHGTLSGTAPNLTYTPAAGYHGPDAFEFKVNDGKADSAAAAVSITVNAVNHPPAAADDSASTEAGKAVDIAVLANDTDPDGDTLLVSGFTQGANGSVSGGANGVLVYSPNAGFSGEDGFTYTVDDGKGGSASAAVKVTVNALAALSLTIVSPSEGAFIESAAVMVRGTVANATGAETGVTVNGVTAEVYGNEFVANHVVLVEGENTLTAKAADTGGNALEASVVVNADPSADTIRIAANVESGIPSLEVTLGVRGSFSFSQSTIGCAGPAEPEYLETGAKEYKVRLSVEGIYYFTVEAVDNLNNVRADTAAIVVLNRNNLDALLQAKWDGMKAALIAGNSPGALAYFAASSRERYGEVFEHLAAGLPSIASGMREIELIYAKGGTAKYRIKREEQVQGQVYDITYYVYFLRDAAGIWGIDRF
- a CDS encoding carboxypeptidase-like regulatory domain-containing protein; translation: MLKRYLPAVAAVILVLILIVWHLRWTITGQVVDAETGEPIENAVVNIKWLEPGPGPPGMRATVTTEEAEDVSDAKGRFKLPKYSSLLATRRFRMAIYKKGYICWSSVRIFPKEYIWTGKEWTFPTMKKRTGFTLDDGMIIRMEPFKEQYSREMHALFTTSIGAPMRTGLFSDAIAEETKLSGEIARKNWEK